A genomic stretch from Microtus pennsylvanicus isolate mMicPen1 chromosome 11, mMicPen1.hap1, whole genome shotgun sequence includes:
- the Nags gene encoding N-acetylglutamate synthase, mitochondrial, with translation MATAWVATALRSTAAARRLRSPGGPGGSRRLSGSARRRGAKSASPGRRLSTARARTEDAEGAKGRAQSPAVEEPSWIPISVPLESPAPPGGRSLVQRDIQAFLNQCGASPGEARHWLTQFQTSYHSRDKPFAVMEVDEVVFQCPQAVSNLAFALAFLQRMDMKPLVVLGLPAPTAPSGCLSFWEAKAQLAQSCKVLVDELRHNAATAVPFFGGGSVLSAAEPAPHASYGGIVSVETDLLQWCLESNSIPILCPIGETAARRSVLLDSLEVTASLAKALQPTKIIFLNNSGGLRDTSQKILSNVNLPADLDLVTNAEWLSVKERQQIRLIVDVLSRLPHYSSAVITAASTLLTELFSNKGCGTLFKNAERTLRVRSLDSLDQGRLVNLVNTSFGKKLRDDYLESLRPRLHSIYVSEGYNAAAILTVEPVLGGTPYLDKFVVSSSRQGQGSGQMLWECLRRDLQTLFWRSRVTNPINPWYFKHSDGSFSNKQWIFFWFGLADIRDSYELVNHAKGLPDSFCKPASDPGS, from the exons ATGGCGACGGCGTGGGTGGCCACAGCCCTGAGGTCGACTGCTGCAGCCAGAAGGCTGCGCAGCCCGGGAGGTCCTGGGGGCTCACGGAGACTGAGCGGTAGCGCGCGGCGGCGTGGGGCGAAAAGCGCCAGCCCAGGACGCCGGCTCAGCACTGCCAGGGCTCGCACAGAGGACGCCGAGGGCGCAAAGGGTCGTGCCCAGTCTCCTGCCGTCGAAGAGCCGTCGTGGATACCAATTTCAGTTCCCCTCGAATCCCCTGCGCCTCCCGGCGGCAGATCACTGGTGCAGCGGGACATCCAGGCCTTCCTGAACCAGTGTGGAGCCAGCCCAGGGGAGGCACGCCACTGGCTCACGCAGTTCCAGACCAGCTACCACTCGAGGGACAAGCCCTTTGCCGTCATGGAG GTGGATGAGGTGGTGTTCCAGTGCCCGCAGGCGGTGTCTAACCTGGCTTTCGCCCTGGCCTTCCTGCAACGCATGGACATGAAACCTCTGGTGGTCCTGGGGCTGCCAGCCCCCACGGCACCTTCGGGCTGTCTTTCCTTCTGGGAAGCTAAGGCACAGCTTGCTCAGAGCTGCAAGGTGCTGGTGGATGAGCTACGGCATAATGCTGCTACTGCTGTGCCCTTTTTTGGCGGTGGATCAGTGCTGAGCGCTGCGGAGCCAGCCCCCCATGCCAG CTACGGTGGCATCGTCTCGGTGGAGACAGACCTGTTGCAGTGGTGCCTGGAGTCCAACAGCATCCCAATCCTGTGCCCTATTGGGGAGACAGCTGCGCGCCGGTCAGTGCTGCTTGACTCACTGGAGGTGACGGCGTCCCTGGCCAAAGCCCTGCAGCCCACCAAAATCATCTTCCTCAATAATTCAGGAGGCCTGCGGGATACCAGTCAGAAG ATCCTGAGCAACGTGAACCTGCCCGCCGACCTTGATCTTGTTACCAACGCAGAGTGGCTGAGCGTCAAAGAACGGCAGCAGATTCGGCTCATCGTGGACGTGCTCAGCCGCCTGCCACACTACTCCTCCGCTGTCATCACTGCCGCCAGCACACTGCTCACAGAGCTCTTTAGTAACAAGG GCTGTGGAACCCTGTTTAAGAACGCTGAGCGCACGCTGCGAGTGCGCAGCCTGGACAGCCTTGACCAGGGCCGTCTCGTGAACCTAGTCAACACCAGCTTCGGCAAGAAGCTCCGGGACGATTATCTGGAGTCGCTGCGCCCACGGCTACACTCGATCTATGTCTCTGAGGG GTACAACGCAGCAGCCATTCTGACAGTGGAGCCTGTACTGGGGGGTACCCCTTATCTGGACAAATTCGTGGTGAGCTCCAGCCGCCAGGGCCAAGGTTCCGGCCAGATGCTGTGGGAGTGCCTTCGGAGGGACCTGCAGACGTTGTTCTGGCGCTCACGGGTCACCAACCCCATCAATCCCTG GTACTTCAAGCACAGTGATGGCAGCTTCTCCAACAAGCAGTGGATCTTCTTCTGGTTTGGCTTGGCTGACATCCGGGATTCCTATGAACTGGTCAACCATGCCAAGGGGCTGCCGGACTCTTTCTGCAAGCCAGCTTCTGACCCAGGCAGCTGA